The nucleotide window TTGCCTCTGGCGGGTTGCTCCATCCAGCTCCGGGTGTATGGAACAGATTCCTCGGATCCAGTGTTAGAGGCAGACACGACTGAGTTTTCTGacgcctcctcctcatgacttcgtttgacgcattaagatccaccgagagccggaaggtttctgcttgaagctgttgagcacgagcatccaaagctgctcgttctgctaccatccgggtttcctccgcggccagattttccttagcttgcaccatctcctcccgcatgAGTGCCACTTCTgcgtcatgctgggctttatccaCCGGCTCTACCGCAGCGGTTAAcagagtcgtcagtttatccatgagatccatgagaacctgagccggggggcgcgcggggtctcctgacccggcagCTGCCGACCCGGTGGCCGCTGCTGTCACTACGGTGGAGTTCTGCCCAGGCTgcgtccctgccatgaagactccgacCCAATTCGGtggctcaagggggtccggaatactgctgccatcggaataGCCCCCGAGCAAGCcgtcttgcagttggtacaacgAGTCCGTCTCACCTATTGATGATGCAGTATCAGAGCAGATGGCCGTCTCCACGCCTTCCATTGATCCTTCGGAGTATTCACCGCCATGgatgcagcctacgaaggcatgcttcacgacagattgaacacgggtggacccggcgcgctgagccgtttcgatgaggtcgGTGTGGACATCCGGCTCAGGtcctgactcgccgatccggccaatgaagacgtgaattccgccgaaggggacccggtacccgtactcgattgagccggcctcggggccccagccttcgtcgtcgatgtagatcttgccgcaatgactcttggtcatccggcccacggcgtatcccttgagcccttcgaagttgcccttcaagaactcaaatccaccgtgcgctggccccatggtgggcgccaactgtcgtggaattgacATGGCAGATgccctagagcaaggacttagtcgtagggccatcgcactaggaaggttaaaggggttaattgggacaaaggacacgagagagttttatactagttcagccccttacgatgaaggtaaaagcctacgtctagttgggattggtattgctgaggtttcgacttccaagaggctcaactcgccggcttggttatcgacttggttgtttctttccctaaaccgccaccgggtcgtccccttatatacacgggttgacgccaggtggcctacagagtcccggccggctcataatcgtgtccggctcggtgactttctTTACATGTCTTTCTGTACAAGTATTTCCTTACATGTGGCGGTTTACTTATAGTATCGGGCCTCaagccggccccaggcctttgggccttctataagacttAATAAACTACAAACTTGGATATTTACTGAGCTTCTTGCGTAACCCGCCATTGAAGCTGACACGGCCCCTCCTGGACGGGTCtcaactgatagtaatatccccaacacctacCTTGGCTTTTTCTTCTCCATTCCCCTCCTTGATTTGGAATAATCTAAACCAAATTGTTACTTTCATTTCCTTGTCCTACTAATCAAATTTTATGAAAATCATGTCATGCATTAACTCAGTCAAATCAAATCAAGTTTTACCGAAGCCTCAAACCTTAGCTATCTTCCATCGCCTTCCCTACCATACccaaatcaaatcaaatcaaataTTATCAAAATCTCAATTAAATCAAAACTTTCCTTGTATTCCCCTAGCCAtactcaaatcaaatcaaatatTATCAAAATCTAAAATATGGTAGGTTTAAGGTACTCCATTTCTTTATGTAAGGTGTATTATTTTTGACATGGTGATCAAGGCACATAACTATAGACAATCTAGTACGAGATTACCCTTAGTTGATTATCGGCAAGTAAAACATTAAGCATGGGAAAGGAAGAGATACATGTAACCGGAATAGAGATACTTTTCCTTTTTTTTCACTGCAATGAGATATACATGTAATCAGATAATTTCCTTTTTCTAGAGGGCTAAAAATAAAATTACGGGGAATTAGAAAAAAAATTGCATCTTACATTGTGCAATTTTATCAGAAAAATACACCTTGTATAAAGGAACTGAGTGAGTATATGTCAAACACAATTGATGTTGGACCAATATAATACTATGCTATACTccattgcaatgcacgggcaAGTAACTAATAAATTAAAAATGATCAAAATATCATCTTATCATTTGAAAAATGATGTGGTGAATAAAATGTTCTCTGATGATGTAACTGCACTTCATGACGGTCTTGAGAGGATCGTGTTGATAACGTGTTAGCCTTGCTGGGCAAGGTTATGCGTTTGATATAGACAGAAAAATCTGACTTTTGATGGCAATTAGGTACACACTACACATGGCAGAGTACAAAGACATACAAAGACAGAAAAATCCTATGAACTGAACTGCATTCGTTCTCCAACGGCGGGTGGGTGGCGCTTCAGGCCGATCAGTCGGCGCAGCTTAACATCCGCCGCAACGCCGCGTTAGCTCGTCGACGAACTCATCGAAGCTCCGCTGCGACGACCCGCCGTGCGCCGCGGCCGCCTCGAGCGTCGTCCTCACATTCTTCACCGCCTCCCGGAGCTCCTCCCCCTCTTTCCCAGACATCACGCGCTCGATCCTCGCCTTCACCTCGTCGGCGAACACCGCGCCACGATCCCCGATGGTCACGCCGACGCGCCACTCCCGCACGACGAGCCGCCGGTTGGTGATCTGGTCAGTGAGCAGAGGGAAGCACAGCATGGGCACTCCCGCCCACACGCTCTCCAGCACGGAGTTCCACCCGCAGTGCGTCAGGAATCCACCCACTGCGGCGTGGGAGAGCACCTCCACCTGGCAGCACCATGGCACCACCAGCCCGCGCCCGGCGGACGCCGCCGCGAACCCCTCGGGCAGCGGGTCCGGGTCGTCGGAGCTCACGATGCCCGGCCGCATCACCCACAGGAACCTCGCGCCGCTGGCCAGGACTCCCCCGGCGATCTCGCGCAGCTCCTGCCTGGTGACGTGCGCGTAGCTGCCGAAGGAGATGTAGAGCACGGACCCCGCCGGCTGCGCGTCCAGCCAGCGGGAGCAGTCGGACTCGGCCCACATGGAGGTGGCGACGGCGCTGCGGGCGAAGCCGGCGGGGAGGATGGGGCCCACGGCGTAGAAGGGCTTCTCGGCGCGGAGCGCGGCGATGGTGGACGGCTCCAGCTCCTCCACGGTGTTGCACAGGACGTAGTCGGCGCCGCGCGCCTGCTC belongs to Triticum urartu cultivar G1812 chromosome 7, Tu2.1, whole genome shotgun sequence and includes:
- the LOC125525992 gene encoding UDP-glycosyltransferase 86A2-like; the protein is MQKLTMAQKDAGAAASGGRTGKPHAVVVVYPMQGHIVPETHLALRLAARGFAVTVVTTEAVHDQTARALGVDPAGHDAFAGARAAGMDVRCELVSDGLPLGFDRSLHHDEFHGSLLHALPGHVEELLGRVVVDPAATCLVADTFFSWPATLARKLGVPYVSFWTEPALIFNLYYHVHLLTEHGHFGCNEPRKDTITYIPGVPAIEPHELTSYLQETNATSVVHRIIFKAFEQARGADYVLCNTVEELEPSTIAALRAEKPFYAVGPILPAGFARSAVATSMWAESDCSRWLDAQPAGSVLYISFGSYAHVTRQELREIAGGVLASGARFLWVMRPGIVSSDDPDPLPEGFAAASAGRGLVVPWCCQVEVLSHAAVGGFLTHCGWNSVLESVWAGVPMLCFPLLTDQITNRRLVVREWRVGVTIGDRGAVFADEVKARIERVMSGKEGEELREAVKNVRTTLEAAAAHGGSSQRSFDEFVDELTRRCGGC